From one Rhodoferax sp. PAMC 29310 genomic stretch:
- a CDS encoding exopolyphosphatase: protein MSQDKFRLVTRSDFDSLVCAMLLNELDLIDDIKFVHPKDMQDGKVDITSRDITINLPYVAAAHIAFDHHESESIRNTGERPNHLISASASSAARVVYDYYGGAKAFPGITVEMMDAVDKADSAQFSHDEVLNPADWVMLNYLMDSRTGLGRFRDFRISNYQLMMDLIKHCRNHGIKDILALPDVVERMDIYNAHADKAREQLLRCSTVHQNLVVLDLRDEETIWATNRFMIYALFPQCNISIHVLWGLQKQNTVFATRKSILDRSSKTHVGELMLAYGGGGHNAAGTYQVDNDQASVVLPALIQRINADA, encoded by the coding sequence ATGAGCCAAGATAAGTTCCGCCTAGTTACCCGTAGCGATTTCGATAGTTTGGTGTGTGCCATGCTGTTGAATGAACTGGATCTGATCGACGACATCAAGTTTGTTCACCCGAAAGATATGCAGGACGGCAAGGTTGACATCACCAGCCGTGACATCACGATCAACCTGCCTTATGTGGCCGCTGCCCACATTGCCTTTGATCACCATGAGTCCGAGTCGATTCGCAACACCGGTGAGCGCCCCAACCATCTGATTTCAGCCTCGGCCTCTTCGGCGGCGCGCGTGGTTTACGACTATTACGGCGGCGCCAAGGCCTTTCCGGGCATCACCGTGGAAATGATGGATGCGGTGGACAAAGCTGATTCGGCTCAGTTCAGCCACGACGAAGTTTTGAATCCAGCCGACTGGGTGATGTTGAACTACCTGATGGATTCGCGCACCGGCTTGGGGCGCTTCCGTGATTTCCGCATCAGCAACTACCAGCTGATGATGGATTTGATCAAGCACTGTCGCAACCATGGCATCAAGGACATTTTGGCCTTGCCTGACGTGGTTGAGCGCATGGACATTTACAACGCCCACGCTGACAAGGCGCGCGAGCAGTTGCTGCGTTGCAGCACGGTGCATCAAAACTTGGTGGTGTTGGACTTGCGTGACGAAGAAACCATCTGGGCCACCAACCGTTTTATGATTTATGCGCTGTTCCCGCAGTGCAATATTTCGATCCATGTGCTGTGGGGTCTGCAAAAGCAGAACACCGTGTTTGCCACACGCAAGTCCATCCTCGACCGCAGCAGCAAAACCCATGTGGGCGAGTTGATGCTGGCGTACGGCGGCGGTGGCCACAACGCTGCCGGCACCTACCAGGTGGACAACGATCAGGCCAGCGTGGTGCTGCCAGCACTGATTCAGCGCATCAATGCGGATGCGTGA
- the arsA gene encoding arsenical pump-driving ATPase has translation MMPTDSTLTTLDFLNSPTRFLFFTGKGGVGKTSLATAAALALADAGKHVLLVSTDAASNLDEMLGVTLSNQAVPVPGATNLSVLNIDPDAAAESYRQRVLAQLEADASEDERNTVREQLSGACTTEIAAFDEFAALLATQDAAYEHVVFDTAPTGHTLRLLSLPKAWAGFLAGNDRGASCLGPHSGLKMQEARFNAALRALSDPSLTTVVLVTRPDPRPMLEAARTSDELRTLGLGNQRLVINGVFHASMPNDPVAKAVETLGQEAMAHMPDALANLPRDEVPLRAFDTVGLAALRALLGGSQAKAPEKPATSADYHPLPAESLAKLADELAATGSGLIMVMGKGGVGKTTIAAALAVGLVQRGHSVHLTTTDPAAHVAQALGGSLPGLQVDRIDPKAETQAYIYKIMSSRGKELDDQGRALLLEDLQSPCTEEVAVFHAFSRVVNEARTAFVVLDTAPTGHSLLLMDATGAYHRQMTRQYDGSANAKHIITPLMRLQDATMTRVLIVTLPEVTPVSQAAALQDDLRRARIEPWAWVINKSVSVTGTADPLLKARLHGERRQLDRIANGLAKRTFVLPWLPESPVGVDALAALTRPTDQNDA, from the coding sequence ATGATGCCCACTGACTCTACCCTCACAACGCTTGATTTTCTGAATTCACCCACGCGGTTTTTGTTTTTCACCGGCAAGGGCGGGGTAGGCAAGACCTCGCTTGCCACCGCAGCGGCTCTGGCGCTGGCCGATGCCGGAAAGCATGTGTTGCTGGTCAGCACCGATGCGGCGTCCAATTTGGACGAAATGCTGGGTGTGACCCTGTCCAACCAGGCCGTTCCCGTGCCTGGCGCAACCAATTTGAGTGTGCTCAATATTGACCCGGATGCCGCTGCCGAATCCTATCGCCAGCGGGTGCTTGCCCAACTGGAAGCCGATGCCAGTGAAGATGAGCGCAACACGGTGCGCGAGCAGCTTTCTGGAGCTTGCACCACGGAGATTGCCGCGTTTGACGAATTCGCGGCCCTACTTGCCACGCAGGACGCCGCCTACGAACATGTGGTTTTTGACACCGCGCCAACCGGCCACACCTTGCGGCTTCTGAGTTTGCCCAAGGCGTGGGCGGGCTTTCTGGCCGGCAATGATCGTGGCGCCTCCTGCCTAGGGCCGCATTCCGGCTTGAAGATGCAGGAAGCCCGGTTCAACGCGGCCTTGCGGGCGTTGAGCGATCCGAGCCTGACCACGGTGGTGCTGGTCACCCGGCCTGATCCGCGGCCCATGCTGGAGGCTGCGCGTACCTCGGATGAACTTCGCACGCTGGGCTTGGGTAACCAACGACTGGTGATCAACGGGGTGTTCCATGCCAGCATGCCAAACGATCCCGTCGCCAAAGCGGTGGAAACCTTGGGCCAGGAGGCAATGGCCCACATGCCCGACGCGCTGGCCAATTTGCCGCGAGATGAAGTGCCCTTGCGAGCCTTCGATACGGTTGGGCTTGCTGCCCTGCGCGCCTTGTTAGGCGGGAGCCAAGCAAAGGCGCCAGAGAAGCCAGCGACCTCGGCCGACTATCACCCTTTGCCCGCTGAGTCGCTGGCAAAGTTGGCCGATGAACTGGCAGCCACGGGCAGTGGCCTCATCATGGTGATGGGCAAGGGCGGCGTTGGCAAGACGACCATTGCAGCCGCCTTGGCCGTGGGACTGGTGCAGCGCGGTCACAGTGTGCATCTCACGACCACCGATCCGGCCGCCCATGTGGCTCAGGCCTTGGGTGGCAGCCTGCCCGGGCTGCAGGTTGACCGTATCGACCCCAAGGCTGAAACGCAGGCCTACATTTACAAAATCATGTCCTCGCGTGGCAAAGAATTGGACGATCAGGGCCGGGCGTTGTTGTTGGAAGATCTGCAGTCACCCTGCACCGAAGAGGTTGCGGTGTTCCACGCCTTCAGCCGGGTGGTGAATGAGGCGCGTACGGCTTTTGTGGTGTTGGACACGGCGCCCACCGGCCATAGCCTGCTGCTGATGGACGCCACCGGCGCTTACCACCGCCAGATGACGCGCCAGTACGATGGCAGTGCCAACGCCAAACACATCATCACCCCCCTGATGCGCCTGCAGGACGCCACCATGACGCGCGTGTTGATCGTTACCCTGCCGGAAGTGACCCCAGTCAGTCAGGCCGCAGCCCTGCAGGACGACCTGCGCCGCGCGCGTATTGAGCCTTGGGCGTGGGTGATCAACAAAAGCGTGAGCGTCACCGGCACTGCCGATCCTTTGCTAAAGGCTCGGCTGCACGGGGAGCGTCGCCAGTTAGATCGCATCGCCAACGGCTTGGCCAAGCGGACGTTTGTACTGCCCTGGTTGCCAGAGTCGCCGGTTGGCGTTGACGCGCTGGCGGCGCTGACCCGCCCGACCGATCAAAATGATGCATGA
- a CDS encoding PAS domain S-box protein has protein sequence MTVKAALQNKLLTIFAAAALMVAVLTTAIWKIERDEITSAIRVAYTQEVIEGLIQIRSDTIQIELNGQSYRTSGDAAELLERDATFSKREKQLDRIQELTTDNPGQQERLTQLRAVVAQRLAIALRSSLLVQTEGLEAANAYIVTSPMRATRTRLRQLLAEMEEQERGFLETRTFLQQRLRKNLTTLTAISGLVLTALLFFAFLLIRRQIQAVKVTSQSLEQSNVRIQSILDTAADGIITVDARGNFETFNPAAERIFGYSAKDVVGYNMKKLMPEPYYSKYAGALGREHETAEARVVGSRREVIGLRGDGSTFPMELSIRPMQLDGESHYIAVVRDITASKTAGEQIAKSMKELSDFKAALDQHAIVSTTDANGTITYVNEKFCVLSKFTREELIGQNHRIINSGHHSEAFFNDFWQTIRNGGVWNGEIKNRAKDDTYYWVAVTIIPFLDDHGNIVQYIAIRADITERKRVELAVIAARDTADMANLAKDSFLATMSHEIRTPLGGLIGMLELLGLTPLSDDQRETVQYAMDSGQSLLRIVNDVLDWSKIEAGKLELSPQPVSIAQVVSGVLRTYAGVASAKSLVLEQHVDARLSPAHIVDPMRLSQVLNNFVSNAIKFTPKGRIEVRAELLERKNGSERVRFSVVDTGIGITKEVQQLLFQNYSQGSVDTARMYGGTGLGLSICRRLAVMMDGEIDLVSAPDQGSTFGITLNLPVTATAPEPLPMASSVRITPSHSSYAAVAAKADAPFVLVVDDHRVNRRLMATQLGLIGLRAETAENGEAGLEKWRENRFSLIITDCHMPKMDGYTLAKAIRKLEADDARAHTPIIAWTANALAGELELCPKAGMDDFLTKPTSLVELEMMLQKWLPNRVPGTELIALGKSTTPPTTKKGPVDVSELAALIGDDPELLHEFLADFQASASAIAIELHAAFAAANTSHAGDLAHKLKSSARAVGALALGELCTELESAAKAGDGPALDVLQVRFAAEMEAVEFALKSLMTHMEAQE, from the coding sequence ATGACCGTTAAAGCAGCCCTTCAAAACAAGCTTTTGACCATCTTCGCTGCGGCCGCGCTGATGGTCGCGGTACTGACTACGGCGATCTGGAAAATAGAACGAGACGAGATTACCTCGGCAATACGGGTGGCGTACACCCAAGAGGTAATTGAAGGTCTTATTCAGATAAGGTCTGACACGATTCAGATTGAGCTAAACGGGCAAAGCTACAGGACTTCGGGCGATGCAGCGGAACTCCTCGAACGTGACGCGACGTTCTCAAAACGGGAAAAGCAGCTGGACCGGATCCAGGAACTAACCACCGACAATCCCGGCCAGCAAGAGCGTTTGACACAATTACGCGCGGTGGTAGCCCAACGTCTTGCCATTGCCCTTCGTTCGTCACTGCTGGTCCAGACTGAAGGCTTGGAAGCGGCGAACGCATACATAGTGACAAGTCCGATGAGGGCAACACGAACGCGCTTGCGCCAGTTGCTGGCCGAGATGGAAGAACAGGAACGCGGGTTTCTGGAGACGCGTACCTTTCTCCAGCAGCGTCTGCGTAAAAATTTGACCACATTAACTGCCATCTCCGGACTAGTGTTAACGGCGTTGCTATTCTTCGCCTTTCTGCTGATTCGACGACAGATTCAGGCCGTCAAGGTGACATCACAATCGCTTGAGCAGTCGAATGTGCGCATACAGTCGATTCTTGACACTGCGGCGGACGGAATCATCACGGTTGACGCGCGTGGCAATTTCGAGACTTTTAACCCGGCTGCAGAGCGTATTTTCGGCTATAGCGCCAAGGATGTCGTCGGGTACAACATGAAGAAGCTCATGCCGGAGCCTTATTACAGCAAGTATGCAGGTGCCCTTGGACGTGAACATGAAACCGCTGAGGCGCGCGTTGTCGGCAGCAGACGGGAGGTCATCGGTCTGCGCGGGGATGGTAGTACGTTCCCGATGGAGCTTTCAATTCGCCCGATGCAACTGGACGGAGAATCTCACTACATCGCCGTCGTGCGCGATATTACTGCGAGCAAGACAGCTGGCGAACAGATAGCCAAGAGCATGAAAGAACTGAGTGACTTCAAGGCTGCGCTCGACCAGCACGCCATCGTCTCCACGACCGATGCAAACGGCACCATTACGTACGTCAACGAAAAGTTCTGCGTGCTTTCGAAATTTACCCGGGAAGAGTTGATCGGTCAGAACCACCGCATCATCAACTCTGGACATCATTCAGAAGCCTTTTTCAACGATTTTTGGCAGACCATCCGGAACGGGGGGGTATGGAACGGCGAGATCAAGAACCGCGCGAAGGACGATACGTACTACTGGGTGGCCGTAACAATCATCCCGTTCCTCGATGACCACGGCAATATCGTCCAATACATTGCGATCCGCGCGGACATCACCGAGCGCAAGCGGGTGGAGTTGGCAGTGATCGCCGCCCGGGATACTGCGGATATGGCCAACCTCGCCAAAGACTCTTTCCTCGCCACGATGAGTCATGAAATTCGCACGCCGCTTGGCGGGCTGATCGGCATGTTGGAACTTCTGGGGCTCACGCCGCTCAGTGATGACCAGCGCGAAACGGTGCAATACGCGATGGACTCTGGGCAGAGTCTGTTGCGAATCGTGAATGATGTACTTGACTGGTCCAAGATCGAGGCCGGGAAACTGGAACTTTCTCCGCAACCCGTCTCGATTGCCCAGGTCGTGTCGGGGGTGTTGCGTACCTATGCAGGTGTGGCCAGCGCCAAAAGCCTGGTACTTGAACAGCACGTTGATGCACGCCTCAGTCCAGCGCATATTGTCGACCCGATGCGACTCTCGCAGGTGCTCAACAACTTTGTCAGCAACGCCATCAAGTTCACACCCAAGGGGCGCATCGAGGTGCGGGCCGAACTTCTCGAGCGAAAAAATGGTAGCGAGCGAGTGCGTTTTTCCGTCGTGGACACAGGCATCGGTATTACAAAAGAGGTCCAGCAACTCCTGTTCCAGAACTACAGCCAGGGGAGTGTCGACACGGCCCGCATGTACGGGGGGACCGGACTGGGGCTATCAATCTGCCGTCGTCTGGCGGTCATGATGGATGGGGAAATCGATTTGGTCAGTGCGCCGGACCAAGGTTCAACTTTTGGTATCACGCTCAACTTGCCTGTCACAGCGACGGCTCCTGAGCCGTTGCCGATGGCCTCCTCCGTGAGGATCACGCCAAGTCATTCTTCCTATGCTGCGGTTGCAGCAAAAGCCGATGCACCGTTCGTTCTCGTGGTGGATGATCACCGGGTCAACCGAAGGCTCATGGCGACTCAACTCGGACTGATCGGTTTGCGTGCCGAAACCGCAGAGAACGGCGAGGCCGGGCTCGAGAAGTGGAGGGAGAACCGGTTCAGCCTGATCATCACCGACTGTCATATGCCGAAGATGGATGGCTATACGCTGGCAAAGGCCATACGGAAGCTCGAGGCTGATGACGCGCGTGCCCACACTCCGATCATCGCCTGGACCGCGAATGCACTTGCCGGAGAGTTGGAGCTCTGCCCGAAGGCTGGCATGGACGACTTTCTGACCAAGCCGACTTCGCTGGTCGAACTGGAGATGATGCTGCAGAAATGGTTGCCAAACCGGGTCCCTGGCACCGAGTTAATCGCTCTCGGAAAAAGCACAACCCCACCCACCACAAAGAAGGGGCCCGTGGATGTATCCGAACTGGCGGCATTGATTGGTGACGATCCGGAGTTGCTGCATGAGTTTCTGGCCGATTTCCAGGCCAGCGCCAGCGCCATCGCAATCGAGCTTCACGCCGCCTTCGCCGCAGCGAACACTTCGCACGCGGGCGACTTGGCGCACAAGCTCAAGTCCTCAGCACGCGCCGTGGGCGCGCTGGCGCTGGGTGAGTTGTGCACCGAACTCGAATCTGCAGCCAAGGCCGGTGACGGACCTGCGCTGGACGTATTGCAGGTCCGATTTGCAGCCGAGATGGAAGCAGTCGAATTTGCGCTAAAGTCACTGATGACACACATGGAGGCTCAAGAATAA
- a CDS encoding Lrp/AsnC family transcriptional regulator, which translates to MNLDSIDLRILDQLQRDGSISNVELAKRVHLSPSPCLARVKALEKTGVIDRYVAIASASKLGLSLNVFISISLKSQSKASLADFERSIAEHDEVMECYLMTGDSDYLIRVAVADIAALERFILDQLSPIAGIEKIRSSFALKQVRYKTALPLPLP; encoded by the coding sequence ATGAACCTCGATAGTATTGATCTTCGAATTTTGGACCAGCTTCAAAGAGATGGTTCGATCTCCAATGTGGAGCTGGCCAAGCGTGTCCACTTGAGTCCGTCGCCGTGCTTGGCACGCGTCAAAGCGCTGGAAAAGACGGGCGTCATTGATCGCTACGTGGCCATTGCCAGCGCGTCCAAACTGGGTTTGAGTTTGAATGTGTTCATCTCCATCAGCCTGAAATCGCAGAGCAAAGCATCACTGGCCGACTTTGAGCGCAGCATTGCCGAACACGACGAGGTGATGGAGTGCTACTTGATGACCGGGGATTCGGACTACCTGATTCGCGTGGCGGTGGCCGACATTGCTGCGCTGGAGCGCTTCATTCTGGATCAGCTCAGTCCGATTGCCGGCATTGAAAAAATCCGCTCCAGCTTTGCACTCAAACAAGTTCGCTACAAAACGGCGCTACCGCTGCCATTGCCTTGA
- the mdeB gene encoding alpha-ketoglutarate dehydrogenase, with protein sequence MNSHFTSSPVTDLDPQETAEWRDAFSALVAAQGPERARFVLDALARQARTQRVGWQPELCTPYVNSIGVDQQPVFPGDLAVEERLGSLMRWNALAMVVRANQAYGELGGHIASYASAADLFEVGYNHFFHARSDATSQLGDLVFFQPHSAPGVYARAFLEGRLSADDLLHYRQELTSPAAKAVGALDPEAALQSGLARGLCSYPHPYLMPDFWQFPTGSMGIGPISSIYHARFMRYLTHRQLLSCEGRKVWGVFGDGEMDEPESMSALTLAAREGLDNLVWVVNCNLQRLDGPVRGNGRIIDELEKLFAGAGWNVIKLVWGSDWDGLFARDTTGALARAFANTVDGQMQTFAAKDGRFNRDTFFGQNEELQRLAQGMTDEQIDRLKRGGHDIVKIHAAYAAAAAHKGQPTVILAQTKKGYGMGSAGQGKMTTHSQKKFDETDLIAFRNRFNLPMTDEQVTRLEFYKPAEDSVEMQYMHQKRQTLGGYLPKRYTAVDTVTVPPMASYAQFALQAEGKEMSTTMAFVRMLANLLKDKALGPRIVPIVADEARTFGMANLFKQVGIYSSVGQRYAPEDIGSVLSYREAMDGQILEEGISEAGALASWTAAATSYSVHGLAMLPFYIYYSMFGFQRVGDQIWAAADQRARGFLLGATSGRTTLGGEGLQHQDGTSHLMAATIPNCKAYDPAFAGELAVIVDQGMRDMLVDQKDIFYYITMMNENYAQPSLPEGAAADVIRGCYHFTSYSRKPDGRQSPKTLKNITLLGSGAILTEVIKAAEQLADQGFEVDVFSVTSWSELARQGMASEAADPSAPSFLATQLANSRGPIIAATDYVRAVPETVRAYLPPGRSYTTLGTDGFGRSDTRAALREFFGVDASSVVRAALAAVGASEV encoded by the coding sequence ATGAACTCTCACTTCACTTCATCGCCCGTGACAGACCTTGACCCTCAGGAGACCGCCGAATGGCGCGACGCCTTCTCTGCGCTGGTCGCCGCCCAAGGCCCCGAGCGCGCCCGCTTTGTGCTTGACGCACTGGCACGCCAAGCTCGCACTCAGCGCGTGGGCTGGCAACCCGAGTTGTGCACGCCCTACGTCAACAGCATTGGTGTGGACCAGCAACCGGTCTTCCCCGGCGACTTGGCCGTTGAAGAGCGACTGGGCTCGCTCATGCGCTGGAACGCCCTGGCCATGGTGGTGCGTGCCAACCAGGCCTATGGTGAATTGGGTGGCCACATTGCCAGCTACGCCAGCGCTGCTGACTTGTTTGAAGTGGGCTACAACCATTTCTTTCACGCCCGCAGCGACGCCACCTCGCAGCTGGGCGATCTGGTCTTCTTCCAACCCCACAGCGCCCCAGGCGTTTATGCCCGCGCCTTCCTGGAAGGCCGCCTGAGTGCCGACGACTTGTTGCATTACCGCCAAGAACTCACCTCCCCCGCCGCCAAGGCCGTGGGCGCCTTGGACCCCGAAGCCGCACTGCAAAGTGGCTTGGCACGCGGCTTGTGCAGCTACCCGCACCCCTATTTGATGCCTGATTTTTGGCAGTTCCCCACGGGCTCGATGGGCATTGGTCCCATCAGCTCCATTTACCACGCCCGCTTCATGCGCTACCTCACCCACCGCCAGTTGCTCAGCTGCGAAGGCCGCAAGGTGTGGGGCGTGTTTGGTGACGGCGAGATGGACGAGCCCGAGAGCATGAGCGCGTTGACGCTGGCCGCCCGTGAAGGGCTGGACAACCTGGTCTGGGTGGTTAACTGCAACCTGCAGCGCCTGGACGGCCCGGTGCGCGGCAATGGCCGCATCATTGACGAGCTGGAAAAGCTCTTTGCCGGTGCCGGCTGGAACGTGATCAAACTCGTGTGGGGCAGCGACTGGGACGGCCTGTTTGCCCGTGACACCACCGGCGCTTTGGCGCGCGCCTTTGCCAACACGGTGGACGGCCAGATGCAGACCTTTGCCGCCAAAGACGGACGCTTCAACCGCGACACCTTCTTTGGCCAGAACGAAGAGTTGCAACGCCTGGCGCAAGGCATGACCGATGAGCAGATCGACCGCCTCAAGCGGGGCGGCCACGACATCGTCAAGATTCACGCCGCTTATGCCGCTGCTGCCGCCCACAAAGGCCAGCCGACCGTGATTCTGGCGCAGACCAAAAAAGGCTACGGCATGGGCAGCGCCGGCCAAGGCAAGATGACCACACACAGCCAGAAGAAGTTTGACGAGACCGATCTGATCGCGTTTCGCAACCGCTTCAACCTGCCCATGACCGACGAACAAGTCACCCGGTTGGAGTTCTACAAACCCGCCGAGGACAGCGTGGAGATGCAGTACATGCACCAAAAGCGCCAAACCTTAGGTGGCTACCTGCCCAAGCGTTACACGGCGGTGGACACCGTGACGGTACCGCCCATGGCCAGCTACGCCCAGTTTGCCCTGCAGGCCGAAGGCAAAGAGATGAGCACCACCATGGCCTTTGTGCGCATGCTGGCCAATTTGCTCAAAGACAAAGCCCTGGGCCCCCGCATTGTGCCCATCGTGGCCGACGAGGCGCGCACCTTTGGCATGGCCAACTTGTTCAAACAGGTGGGCATCTATTCCAGTGTGGGCCAGCGCTACGCCCCGGAAGACATTGGCTCGGTGCTCAGCTACCGCGAAGCCATGGATGGCCAGATTCTGGAAGAAGGCATTTCTGAGGCCGGCGCACTGGCCAGCTGGACGGCGGCCGCCACCAGCTACAGCGTGCACGGTTTGGCCATGTTGCCCTTCTACATCTACTACTCCATGTTCGGCTTTCAGCGCGTGGGCGACCAGATCTGGGCCGCAGCTGACCAGCGCGCCCGCGGCTTTTTGTTGGGCGCCACCTCAGGGCGCACCACCTTGGGCGGCGAAGGCTTGCAGCACCAGGACGGCACCAGCCATTTGATGGCCGCCACCATTCCCAACTGCAAAGCCTATGACCCGGCTTTTGCAGGTGAACTGGCGGTGATCGTGGACCAGGGCATGCGTGACATGCTGGTCGATCAAAAAGACATTTTCTACTACATCACCATGATGAACGAGAACTACGCCCAGCCCAGCCTGCCAGAAGGCGCAGCGGCTGATGTGATACGTGGTTGCTATCACTTTACTAGCTACTCCCGCAAACCGGACGGTCGCCAGAGCCCTAAAACACTTAAAAATATCACCTTGCTGGGCTCGGGTGCGATTCTGACCGAGGTCATCAAAGCCGCAGAGCAACTGGCTGATCAGGGCTTTGAGGTGGATGTGTTCAGCGTGACCAGCTGGAGTGAGTTGGCACGCCAGGGCATGGCCAGCGAAGCGGCCGACCCCAGCGCCCCGTCGTTCTTGGCAACCCAACTGGCGAACAGCCGCGGGCCCATCATTGCCGCCACCGACTATGTGCGGGCCGTGCCGGAGACCGTTCGGGCTTATTTGCCACCGGGACGCAGTTACACCACGTTGGGTACTGACGGCTTTGGCCGCAGTGACACCCGGGCCGCGCTGCGTGAGTTCTTTGGTGTGGACGCCAGCAGTGTGGTGCGTGCGGCTTTGGCGGCGGTGGGCGCCAGCGAGGTCTGA